The proteins below come from a single Streptomyces sp. SCSIO 75703 genomic window:
- a CDS encoding TIGR03618 family F420-dependent PPOX class oxidoreductase produces the protein MTTDEADDAFVRFWQERRVCFLATPRVGGGPHLVPVGVTYDHATRTARVITSRDTAKVRNVLRAVEAGRATVAVGQVDGRRWSTLEGTAAVRDDPGAVREAEERYAARYRRPRENPRRVVIEVSVRRFLGTVRPGPDAHGAG, from the coding sequence ATGACCACCGACGAGGCGGACGACGCGTTCGTACGGTTCTGGCAGGAGCGCCGAGTGTGCTTCCTGGCCACCCCACGCGTCGGCGGCGGCCCGCACCTGGTGCCGGTGGGCGTGACGTACGACCACGCCACCCGCACGGCGCGGGTCATCACCAGCCGGGACACCGCCAAGGTCCGCAACGTCCTGCGGGCGGTGGAGGCCGGTCGGGCGACGGTCGCGGTCGGCCAGGTGGACGGCCGGCGCTGGTCCACGCTGGAGGGCACGGCGGCCGTCCGGGACGACCCCGGCGCGGTGCGGGAGGCGGAGGAGCGGTACGCGGCGCGCTACCGGCGGCCCCGGGAGAACCCGCGGCGGGTCGTCATCGAGGTCTCCGTCCGGCGCTTCCTCGGCACGGTGCGCCCCGGACCGGACGCGCACGGCGCCGGGTGA